In Amia ocellicauda isolate fAmiCal2 chromosome 16, fAmiCal2.hap1, whole genome shotgun sequence, the following proteins share a genomic window:
- the cnppd1 gene encoding protein CNPPD1: MGFDELFDEKTFPFSDFQQFTFLPGHQKLSERVRKRFYYGLEKDCPLDALSGPVTDIAVELLQKSAPSPIRKLQKKYAAHVAREACISPCAMMLALVYIERLRHRNPEYLQQISSSDLFLISMMVASKYLYDEGEEEEVFNDEWGAAGKQDVQTVNKLEMNFLKAIDWSLYVEPHEFFEILSQLESSIAEKQGLKRGWFTYTDLCVLLEQALWQQAFSNIYLHFTKLACMLGLMYLTSVAGLIASSAVLQQASCLRGKGPCMLPLPDGDALGLGQPSAPPPPPATDLRFCILGNDSHDRRSGTTAAAATTTTTTTTTTLCFWSSLLTSLAYSSEYSTPGLPSTHSRGARSEPGWPLQCGTRNGTGSAASPQLAQGLTSASLFSPGTEAQRGNGGVFGKALDPLMRSVSPEALKLHQCSSETVVPFGKVQSFVFPS, from the exons ATGGGTTTTGATGAACTGTTTGACGAGAAAACTTTCCCCTTTTCCGACTTCCAGCAGTTTACG TTTCTCCCTGGACATCAGAAGCTGTCTGAGCGTGTTCGGAAGCGATTCTACTATGGACTGGAAAAAGACTGCCCCCTTGACGCATTATCAGGCCCTGTTACTG ATATTGCTGTGGAACTGCTTCAGAAGTCTGCACCGAGTCCCATCCGCAAACTCCAGAAGAAATATGCAGCACATGTGGCACG gGAAGCTTGTATATCCCCTTGTGCCATGATGCTGGCTTTGGTTTACATTGAAAGACTGAGACACAGAAACCCTGAATACCTGCAACAGATCTCCTCTTCTGACCTTTTCCTGATTTCAATG ATGGTTGCCAGTAAGTACCTCTATGacgagggagaggaggaggaggtctTCAATGACGAATGGGGGGCCGCTGGAAAGCAAGATGTTCAGACTGTGAACAAGCTGGAAATGAACTTCCTCAAAGCCATT GATTGGAGCCTATATGTTGAACCTCATGAATTCTTCGAAATTTTGAGTCAGCTAGAATCCAG CATTGCGGAAAAGCAGGGTTTGAAGCGAGGCTGGTTTACCTACACTGACCTGTGTGTACTGCTGGAGCAAGCTCTGTGGCAGCAAGCTTTTAGCAACATCTATCTGCACTTCACCAAA ctgGCCTGCATGCTGGGGCTGATGTACCTCACCAGCGTGGCCGGACTGATCGCCTCCTCCGCCGTGCTGCAGCAGGCGAGCTGCCTCCGGGGGAAGGGGCCGTGCATGCTGCCGCTGCCCGACGGAGACGCTCTGGGCCTGGGGCAGCCCTCCGCCCCGCCGCCCCCTCCTGCTACCGACCTGCGCTTCTGCATCCTGGGAAACGACAGCCATGACCGGCGCTCTGGCACGACTGCCGCCgccgccaccaccaccaccaccaccaccaccaccaccctctGCTTCTGGAGCTCCCTCCTCACCTCGCTGGCCTACTCTTCTGAGTACAGCACTCCCGGACTGCCCAGCACACACAGCCGCGGAGCGCGTTCGGAGCCCGGCTGGCCACTTCAGTGCGGGACACGCAATGGCACCGGATCAGCGGCTTCTCCTCAACTCGCACAGGGACTGACCTCTGCCTCCCTCTTCAGTCCTGGCACTGAAGCCCAGAGGGGTAACGGGGGTGTTTTTGGAAAGGCACTGGACCCTCTCATGAGAAGCGTTTCTCCAGAGGCTCTCAAACTCCACCAGTGTTCCTCCGAGACTGTGGTGCCATTCGGGAAGGTCCAGAGCTTCGTCTTCCCAAGTTAA